TCTCATTAGGGGAGGAATGTTGTTTCTATCTCAACCAAATGGGCCTAGTAAGAGACActgttaaaaaaaacttaaagaaagGGCCGAAAAGCTAAGGAAATACCAAAACAACCAAATAGATTCTTGGTTTGGAAACAAAATCACAGCATGTGTCATCCCATTCCTGGGACCTCTCCTAATAATAAGCCTAGGACTAATGTTCTTACCCTGCCTAATTAGtctttttcaaagatttttaactGACAGGATCATGGCCATTTCACAGACAACTACCCCAAAACATCTACAAATGGTGTTACTCCTGCAATCAATCCAAGACCTGAAAATGCTCCATCCCCCCATCAGCAGGGAGGAGCCAGAAAGAACACGCTCCCCGTCATCTTTTTTATAACTACAGGGTCTGgattgacagagcaggagcatcgcCATCTTGGACAAGTACTGTCATTTTAAGTTTCACCTTGATCAAAAACTGCCgaaatccaaagggcatcagcctaatggctaaggtcagcatgaccataaaccacaaataacatctcTGACCAGTAACATTCCAGACCCCTCCCTGACCAGAGACATGCCAGCCCTGAGATAACTTCCTCTCCAGCTGGAAAGATGTCAGCCtcaagataacctcccctccaCCCAAAGATATTCCAACCCCACCATAAAAGTCTccccacacagaaacattccaagcttGTGATAAGCCCTCTCACCCTAACACCAATATagactcttagtctgtaagagagaatGCTCCTGACCGAAATCAgtcagaagcccctctcaggtttattttggagaaataaatctgtctttgactgttgagccactcttcatgtttctttcctctttttttaactCTTACAGCATCTAGGTGGTGGATCACTGCATTCACTACAAGGTCTAATTTTGGAGCAGCCAAATCTCAGTTCAGACATAAAGCCTGGCCTGAGATTTGAAGAATGTACTACTGTTCCCAGACCAAAACGAGGATGGGGTTGCTTACTCTCACAGCCCAATAACGAGATGCAGGTGAACTGGGAAAGAAGAGAGTTTATTTCTGTAACTAGGTACATGGAGAAGGCTGGGAAAatatcaccagaccaactcaaaattacaaagttttctagAGCTTATacaccttctaagctatatgtctatgtgtaggtgtgcattcatctaaagacataagtgattaactccttctaatctataactaaggtctgagttttgaagacctgcctctggagcctcagtaaatttacttaatctagaTGGGTCCAGGTGCcagggtgattacccttatcttgtctcctgctaaatcatggagcTTTGAGGAGTTCCTTTAGACCACCAATAAAACTTTTTTGTGGAggtctggggagtttcttcagatcCCCAATAAAATTTTGCTTAATCCTAAAcaggtcctgttaagaattcctttgttATCTTGTCATTCTTCAAGGTCCAGAAAAGGCctgggcaaaactcttggtgTGCTTTTGTTACCTTCCAGCCTTTGAATAAGGGCACTGGCTCtctcagcttttaatatttaacatcaccactcagtcagtgctgaaacagttgttatggaggcctgggctagtgagacctggcctgccataCTACTCCCTGTCGTGCATCCTGCTTATGTGTGAGAGGTAGAATTTGTCCTTGTTTAATATTAGgtttaaaagcagaaaactatCTGGCTTTGATAGATGTTACTGCCCCATACAGAGCTCCAAGATAGTGCTAACAAGAAGAATGTTAAATATAGCTAATATTGAATGGGTGTTCACCATGTGCCTGGTGTTGTTCTAAGCCCTCTCCATGTGTGACTTCATAAAATCCTCACTCCAACCCTATGAATAGGTAGTTTGGCATCTCACtaatgaggaagctgaggagaCAGAGACAGTGAGGGGACCATGAGTGCCTTCTCTTCTGTGACTCAGAGAAGATGAGGAATTCAGGGGTGGTGGGCTATCCCAGGTACATCACTGATCTTTGGTATTCTCTTACACCATCTTACACTCAGGTGTTACCAGGGGAGCAAGGTGTACTCTAGGCATCTTGAAAAGATAAAGTATCAGCCAGCAGATGTGTTGGGTGCTGGTCTGAGGCCAGGCTTTCTAAGAAACGTCATACTCTTCTGGAAGGCTTTTCTGAGTTCTAAATACAAGAGCAGCCCCCAGACCAACTCGAAAACATGCTTCAATCTGTTTTCAATCTAGGTTCCCTGTACATAAAGAGAGAGATCTTGTTGCTATATAGAAACTTAGTCTCCCCTTGGCTTTATAAGCCCTGGGTGATAATTTCATCTCTGCTGCTAATGAGACAGAAAACCTTGCCTATAATGGGAAGCAGTTGGACTAAAGGGTCTTTAAGGCCTTTTCTAGCTCTAAAAGTTTTATGTTGCTATTAAAGTCAATAGTAATTAATAAAGGGAgttcagaaggaaaaaagaatcaaaaacaCTCTGCAAATATAAAAGTGTCATGTGTTACTATAAATAACTGAATGTGGTTCTTACCTGTGGTCTAGATTCACAAGACAAAATTAATTCCTTTCTTTTATAAACCTGGCTATGCCCTAGAAGTTTCAacgcattttaaaattaaaatggagattGGCTTTCCATCTAAATCCTGCCTGCTGTCCTCCCATTTCATCTCCTACTTTGCAGACTTAGTGATGATGAAAACACCAAGGACATCCTCAAAGAGAAGGTTATTTGAAGCAGCTGCCACTCAAGTCTTGCCCTTTGAGACTGTTATCTTTTCACTTTGTCTTCACCTGTGCCCCTCGCAGCTCATGGAGCTAAAACTTGAGGAGCCTCAGGGAACAAGCTCTATTTGAATAGGTAAATTATAGACGAATTATAGAACACAATTTGACAGGAGGAAAAACTGCTCAAGTGCAACTTCTCAGTTCCGTTCTACAACATCTGTTGAGTACAGACACTGTGCTTAGAGATGTCAGACACATGGGCACAGCTCCTATCTCCAAGAGGCCCTCAGTCCAGTGGGAAAAGAGAGATAGATTCAGAAATGTCAGAGAAATGATTGGTTTAACAGATGTAGAGAAAATGTGTGcagatgagaataataataatagctatcactTACTGAATACTTACCAAAAGCCATGTGTTTTACTAGCacttttttatttaatcatttcaacAACCAGAAATGGAaggtattgttattattatcctcatttgatTGTAAGGTAACAGGCTTAAAGAGGTGAAATGCTTTGCCTCAAGTGACTCAGCTAATATATGGCAGAGCTTGAGTTCAAATCCAGATCTTTTTAACTTCAAATCCTTCACTGTCATTTACTGTACTTTTCTGCCTCCCCCAAGGCAGACACCCACTATTCTGACTTAGAAGTTTGCGGGATGAATTATACTGAATGTGGAAGACTGATTAAGACATGCAGTAAAAATAGGAAGacatatattttggataaaagGAATAGCCCAAAGAAAGCTGAAGATATGGAAAAGTCCCAGGACTTTGTGGGTGGCAGTGGGAATGCCAACTATACCAGTGCTGTGAGGAGCACAGTGTATAGCAAGGTGTGGAGGAGGGACTACAGAAAGGGTTGCATTGGCGGGATGGGAACAGACTGAGTATAGCTGTGATTTCCATCTGGCAGCATACCTGTGAAAGTTTCTCAACAAATCTTTGTGCAGTTCTGACATTCAATGTAATGTATTTTTGCAAAATTGTATacacatctcacacacacacacacacacacacacacacatgcacacacatgagtAGTGAGATCTGTCCCACAGAGTTgagctcagctaattaaaaagttatattgtaaagcagtggttctcaaacttgaacgCTGGCcaggtgtgtggtggctcacgcctgtaatcccagtactttgggaggctgaggcgggtggatcacctgaggtcagaagttcgagaccagcctggtcaacatggtgacaccccgtctctactaaaaatacaaaaattagccaggcatgatgccacatgcctgtaatcccagccactccgggggctgaggcaggagaattgtttgaacctgggagacggaggttgcagtgagccgagatggcaccattgcactccagcctgggtgacaaagtgagactctgtttgtaaggaaaaaaaaaaaaaaaacttgaacatCCAGAAAAATCCCCTGGAAAGGTTGTTAAAGCACAGAACGCTAGGCCTTAGCCCTAGAGTTGCTGaatcagtaggtctgggatggagTCTGAGAATTAGGACTTTTAACCAGCGTCTGGGTGATGCTTATGCAGCCAGTCTGGGGGCCACGCTGCATGGCACTGATGTAGAGCAGGGTGTGACTCTGCTGTGAGTGCAAGATAAGAGGTTCAGCACTTGAATATTATAGCCATAAGCTTCCTGTAACCCATGTCACACATCTgtgctcctctctccctctttgtcCCTCTATGCTGTTCAGTTTCAGGCCCTACTCTGCAGCAATAGTGGTCTTTCAAAAACATGAGTTTGATTATGTCACTATTCTGTTTAAAAATGTTGGTGGCTCCCATTGCCTTTGTGTGGCATGTGAATCCTTTCAtagcctttctttcctctttagtCCTATGCATTCTCCCATACAGAATACCTTGCAGCTCCCCAAAGGAACTACATCTCCTTACCTACATCTGGAATGCTAACTTCTATGGGTCTACCTCTCGTCACTTGGTTAAATTTCATGTCTCCTCTAGGTCTTATCCTCGATATCAACTCCAAGTGAAGGCCTTTCAAGACCTTAGGTGATGTCCCTCGAGGACCTCTGTAAAGCACTCTTGCACAGTATAGAAATGACCTGGTGACATGGCTGAGCTCTCCCATCCATAAACTGGTATCTCCTTGAAGGCAGGCACAGAGCCTTGGCACCTagtgtataaataaataatttaataaattataacatgATGTTATGTGAGATCTGGCAAAAATAAACCATTATGTCTGTTCTTCCTAAAGCAAAGGATTGTGTGCTTTCTTAGAGCCTGAGCTACCATGATAAAAACTCGCTCACAAATAGCATGAGAAAATGACAACATGCCATTAGTAACCCAGAAGAAGCTGtatgtgtttttgtatttttttcatctgGGCTTTACAAACCACAAAAGCAACTGTTTTGCCTTCACaaagaacatatttttaacaGCACACTTTCCCAAAAGGATACTCCTCCCTCTGTTGCATTTTGAGCTATCCTGATTTAATTTAAAGTTTGAAGATGGCGTCTGACCTTATCTATCAGTGGCTGAGCCGTTGTCTCATGGAAATGCAGTTTGAAACTCATTAATAGGGTAGCCTGTATATTATAACTTAGAAGCTCTGGGTTATCACTGATGCTTGCAATTGCTATGGAAACCGGGTTCATATGCACCTTTCAAAGAGTCTgctttaaaacaggaaaaaaagatgaagaaaaagaaggctTTGTGAAAGAATAAGATATTTTGTACCCAGCGTGGATAAGCAGGTTCAGTGATGCAAAAATGCTCTGCCTACACaatgataaaaacaattttttatctttttcaggaGCTAATAATGTATAACCTTGTCTTAGAGAACTGTGTTTATACTGGTAGAGAAGAATGCTCAAGGCAGCTTTCCCCAGTgcccacacagagacacacaaacacagacacacacccacccacaatTTTCAGTTTTCCCCAGACTTTTTGCAATCTGCATTCTTAATTCCTCCAAAGGCCTCTGCACATGCAGCTTTGGCTGCTAAAGCCCACCCAGTGTGGACTGGCTGAGAGCTCAGTCTCTTCTGCTTCCCCTTGAATGTGTATTGAATGTTGCATCTGTCTCTTATGGGCTGaatttttcaattataaaatgaTAGTGCTAATTTGATCAAGTTTCTTATTAAAAATTCTTGGATGTATTCCTCCCCAAATTTGGGTTTTGGAGGCTTCATCCCTCATCTCCTTGCCCACATTTCTCCCTAATAACCTAAGTGTGGTATTGTGTTAGGTAAACAATAGTGTATCATCTTGTGGAAAATGATTCTTTAGACACACCTCCCTCCCTCATGTAGAACCATGTGTTATTCCCTCCAATGTTTTCATCTGCTTATCTCCCCACTTGTGAGTCAtctattatttttccttatcaCTTCTGCAACCCCATTCCTCCCCTAACTGTAGCCAAATGTGAGCTGGGTTTCCTTCTCTTCTGAGCAAGAACAGGTCACGAGGGCTGAGCTTTCTGTCTTCACCTTCAGACAGAAGGAACTTGAAAGAAAGAAGAACGCATCTGCAGGCAGCTGTTCACTCCGCAGGCATCTGGAAACCACTTCTTTGCATTCAAATAGTTATGTAACCCCACATGTTGGAAGGCTGAAGAGACCATCATACTCAAAATGGAAATGACACTGTTGCAACACATAGAATATCTGAGAGAAGAAAGGGTTTCTAATGTCTTGACTATCTATGATATTCCATAAAGTTAAGGGATTGATGTGCATGGGCTGGGAGGACTGAGGAACAAAGGACAGAGGTTGAGGTAGGTACGAAAAGGGTCTACTAACTACTTTAGAATTTGAAAAAACTATTGATACCAAATCTGCCCACACTctgtacaaaaaacaaaacagccactGGTGCAATTTTAACCTGATAATGCATGAAAAATGGCTATTTTTGATGAGAAAAAGTTCAGTCATTTCCttgtaaacacaaagaaaattaagagaaacTGTGAAGTTACTACAAGAAAATTCAACAAGAACTCTTATAATATATTCCCTCTAAATTAAACAGCAAATCACCCTAATGTGTTTTTCAGCCTGAATATTTATCAGCCTAGATAATCTACTTTAACAattatgttttgcatttttaacaaaaccTTTTCTGCAAAAGTTAGTATAACTAGAAGTGAATATAAATTAGTCCCCTTTCAAGTCTTTAACATATTAAAAAGctatagaatatatacattaacccatggttttataaaaggaatatggctttataaaattaaaagcaatatcAGGATCTGTATTTGTGTTAAATAATTACAATAACATCAAGCAGACATTTCCCACTTAATCTATGACTCTCTAAGATTACCATTTAATTCTGCATTACAATTTAACTAAGTAATTTAGTACTCGACGCATGCGCTACAGAAAACAAGAAGCAGTGTATTACAGTAACAAGGTTTGTATTTCACAAACAATTGCAAGGGTGAAGCAGATATCTTCTAAGCGTCGCATATTCACAAACAATTGCAAGGGTGAAGCAGGCATCTTCTAAGGGTCGCATGACTGGGTTTGCAGTCCACCGGTCAGAGGAGCTTCCTCTGATTCTTCCGCAGCAGTCTTTTCTTCGTTCGTGGCTTGTGGTGTTTCTTCGTTTTCATCGTCTTCACTTTGTAGGTCTTTCCACATTAATTGTCTAGCTAATTTGATGTTCAATTCTTCGTTGTAGTGAAGCCTTCTTCTCATTTCGAACTGCCGCTTTTTCTCCTGTTTGTGGAGGAGGATTTTTCTCATGTAGGCCTCGCTGATCTCTTGCTCCTCCACCTCACAGCTGTGGTCCGAAGCATCGGTGGCTTCCTTTCCTTCGACACCACGCACTGAATCTTCTCCTTCGACATCGCGTACTGAATCTTCCCCATTATCTTGCACACTCATGTAGGAATTGCCGGGCTCATTTGCCTTCATTAAATCGTAATCTCTGTACGTTGCGCGGTGTGCCGCAAGGATGCTTGATTCGTCCCACTTTTGGGATTTCTTTCTCTTCGCATCTTGAATAGTCCCTCCAGACTGCTGACCGGAAGTCGCCACCGAGGAATCCGACGAGCTTTTGTTTTTCAGGATCCCCTTGATGGGCCGGTgcgaggaggtggaggctgacaTTTTGCGGAGAGAAGGGCTGCGAGGGAGTTGGGCCGCTGAGTAGCTGTACACCGCCCTCCAGTCTGAAACTGCAGGGCGGTCTGTCTGGGCAACAGGTCCCAACGCCCTGGTTAAAGCACCAGGGCCCTGGTGTCACAAAGGGCGCTGCGTATGACGTCACGATGGTCGCCGCCTCCGCCACCGCTGCCGTAGTTGCTATGGTTACCGCTATGGTTGCCGCTACCATTGCCGTCACCGTTGCCGCTACCGCTGACGTCACCGCTACCGTTACAGCTACCTTTGCTTTTGCCGTTGCCGCTGGCTTTACCGCTGACGTTACCGCCTCGTGGCCCATGCTAacgtcattttttttctcttttaacggAAAATAAGGTAGGAAATACCCTTTGGTTGTACATGGAAAGGGGAAGCATTGTTTTAGAAACTTCTATACACCCTGTCTGCCCACAGGAAAGCTATGTAAAATATTTCTCATTGTGGGTCACTGTCAAAACTTTGAAAGCCACGACTTTGGTTGGAAAGATGAGAGGCCTCAGCTAGAAGGTGATGACCTTCTGCTCCTCCCTCCTGTGCCCATCCACACTCTCCCTCCACCACGCATACCTTGgtcctcctctcttctccctgtcTTGGTGAATGACCCCAACATAGAGCTAATTATATCAGCTGGGAATCTGCGTGTCCTCCTCAGTCCCTTCATGTTGCTCATTCTCCAATCCAGCCCTCGGATGTGACCTAAATATTTCAAGAGGCTTATTTGATCTCTTCTGCCACCACCGTGTTTCAAATCACCATTTTCTCTTATGGCAACTTCACTCACAGTCATTGAACTGGGCCCCCAGTATCTCCTCCTCCTGCTGTCCAATCTCTTATCCACCCTCAAAACACCCATCAgatcttcttcctctctctttcaaaCCCTTCAACGGCTGCCCACTGTTCTTGACATAAAGACCCAAATTCAGAAGAGGCTGAAAACAGCTGTTATGATCTGCTCAGTTTACTCACGTGTCTATCTGCAGCCTTCTCCCCTTAAATTCTTCCCACTCTACCTCCAGCTTTCTATTCTGATCTTCCAATTGTGGGAGTATTCATGAACCTTCCTGTCccaagaggttttttttgttttgttttgttttgttttgttttttccaggtTCTTCGTGCAGCCTGGAGCACCCTTTCAGATTTCAGTTCAATCATCATTGACTTTCAGAGGCCATTTCCTGACCCCCAACAGCAAATAGacctctctttgctttcatggTGTCTCTTATTCTCTGTGACAGCATTTTGAGTCATTTGTAATTTCTTATCTGTGTACACTAGATGACAAACATCAAAACATAAAAGGAAGTGACAAAGATTCTCTCCTTTCACCAAACTTTAATCAGGCTTCTCTAAGCCCTCTGCTCGACTAGGCCTAAACTTGGGCTTGTAGAATCCAGTTTGAGCAAGAATCCTACTAAGTTAATTTAGTGAAAATTCCCCACCACTGATAACTGACTTCCCTGAGTAGCTGATCAAATTCCTCATGCCCCACACTAGATATCTTGTCACCCTGTTGGGTCAGTCTGGCAAGAATTCCCCTTAGCCCTGATGTTTCCTTTCAGTAATTTTCTATTCACTGAGTCTCCATCCTGCCCTTTACCTATTCTTGTTGGAGTGGCAGTCAATGCCAATTTTATTCCCCTACACGGACCCCATTGCAGTGGTTCGTGTACCTACTGTGATAGTCCTCCATGGAACAGAGTCTTTCTTACCATCTTTAACAAGtgtcatgaataatttttttaacagttaTGTTGGCTGTGACTCAGATAAGATCAGATTCACCATTGGACCCCTGGAGCTCTCATCCAGAACCTAAAGTATGCACCTTTGAAACCTTTGTCTTCACTCTTGGCTGACTGATCAGGAATCCATTGGTAAGCCCAACTCTTGAGCCAGTGCTCCAGATGGCAGTCTGTTGAAGCATGGTGAGGATACATTTTGATTCTTATGATTCTGAGTATACTCTCTGAAGCTGGGTTAGAGTCTGAAGCTTTTTATGAAAGGCACCTGAGcttcctgcactccagcctgggtgacagaatcagaccctgtctcaaaaaaaggaaaagaaaaagaaaaagaaagagagaaagaaggcacCTGTTGGGCTGGAAGTCTTTCTTCCTGGCTCTTTGTTTGGAATGGAGTTATATATATTCTCTGATTCCTGGGCCTGGTCCTGGCAAGAAAATTCTTCCTGTCTCCCACCCTTATTTAATTACTTCCTGGCTCCCTGGCCTGGAATATTTTCCTGACTCTTCTGTTTCAAGTGAGGATCCACTCCACAACTACTGggctggaaattttattttttctggctcTTTGTGAGGCCTCTCTTTATAGAAATTGTTCAGTTGTCTGAAACTCCTCCTCTTGAACCCCTGCTGAGGCCAGCTCTGTCTACTTCCTTTCTTACTCGCATGATTTTGCTGAGGATTATTTGGAACTCCAGTGGCCTCTTTGAGGAACTTGAGATCTCCTCAAACTGGCTCCTCTATGGTCTCTTCCTTCCCATTGCTTCTTCCTCTTACCACCTTCAATCCTCTCTTCAGCTCCCTTGAATTCTTTGATATGTTCCCCTCAAACCCCTGCCTGCTCCACTTCTCTGTCCACCCCTGCTAGACATTTTCCTTCTTGCTCCAGCTCAACTCCCTCAGTCATTTGAACTTTAATCCTCTCACTCACATCAGGGCCTCTCGAGGGACTCAGAGATACCTGAAAGCCACTATctgaggctgaaaaaaaaaaaaggctaattaGAAACAGACTGGATATTTTATCTACTCAGATGGACTCTGGAATCATCTAGACATTTGCTTGACGTGCCCTCAGTCCCTGATCTCAAATTTAGTCTTCAGCCTTTATAGGATTACatatcaggaaaaagaaaatcttggagGTCCTTAGAGGTCTCCACAAAACTTCATAAAAAgctttagctcttttttttttcttcagccatttacattttatttattccttttaacATGTTCTTTCTTAAAACAATTACGTATTTTATAACTGATACTTCATcatattcttttttaactttcttttttattgtttttttttaagttctgggatacatgtgcaaaatgtgcaggtttgttacatagggaaacatgtgccatggtggtttgctgcacctatcaacccgtcacctaggtattaagcccagcatgcattagctattttcccTAATCTTTAGCTCTTGTTGAGTAGGTAACCTCAATTTGTCCCATTTTTGTCAGAAACACAATTCAGATAAAAATATACGTGGAGATAAACCGGTGAGTTTTGTATTACTGTGTTGCCCGATTCATGgctaaaattttagaataaaagctGTAAGATCTCTCTTTGCATCTGTATGTTTATATATGcttgtatgtatgcatgcatattaCATAAATGACATTTCCCTACTTCCAGATGGTATcaacaaattaatttataaaatcccTCAAGGAGTTCTATTCAAATTGGCTTACAA
The Gorilla gorilla gorilla isolate KB3781 chromosome X, NHGRI_mGorGor1-v2.1_pri, whole genome shotgun sequence genome window above contains:
- the PPP1R2C gene encoding protein phosphatase inhibitor 2 family member C codes for the protein MSASTSSHRPIKGILKNKSSSDSSVATSGQQSGGTIQDAKRKKSQKWDESSILAAHRATYRDYDLMKANEPGNSYMSVQDNGEDSVRDVEGEDSVRGVEGKEATDASDHSCEVEEQEISEAYMRKILLHKQEKKRQFEMRRRLHYNEELNIKLARQLMWKDLQSEDDENEETPQATNEEKTAAEESEEAPLTGGLQTQSCDP